The Halomonas sp. KG2 genome contains a region encoding:
- a CDS encoding histone deacetylase family protein: protein MITAYLTHPDCALHHMGPEHPESPQRLEAIRARLSLAGLLQQTMQADAKEACDEALARVHPTRHLNALEKCLPKEGIVTLDSDTMMNPDSLKAARVAAGAVIRGVDQVFKRQADNVFCAVRPPGHHAEAADAMGFCFYNNIAVGAAHAKAKYGAKRIAILDFDVHQCNGTIDIFKNDPEVLVCTSFQYPFYPWRYLRSEWQNVVNTPLEVGTDSKEFRRIIERQWLPALHAFKPDLVMLSAGFDAHRDDPMGDICLEDEDFYWITHLAMEIAALYAENRVVSVLEGGYNPKTLASGAEAHLKALLGLPFTDVP from the coding sequence ATGATTACTGCCTACCTTACTCACCCAGACTGCGCATTGCACCATATGGGGCCTGAGCACCCTGAAAGCCCTCAACGGCTTGAAGCGATTCGTGCGCGCCTATCTCTAGCAGGCCTTCTTCAACAAACCATGCAGGCGGATGCCAAAGAGGCGTGTGACGAGGCGTTAGCAAGAGTGCACCCAACCAGGCACCTTAATGCGTTAGAGAAGTGCCTGCCGAAAGAGGGCATCGTTACACTCGATAGCGACACAATGATGAACCCTGATAGCCTAAAAGCAGCAAGAGTGGCCGCAGGGGCCGTCATTCGCGGAGTTGATCAAGTTTTTAAGCGCCAAGCTGACAACGTATTTTGCGCAGTACGACCGCCAGGGCATCATGCTGAAGCGGCTGATGCGATGGGGTTTTGTTTCTATAACAACATTGCCGTCGGCGCGGCCCATGCAAAAGCAAAATATGGTGCTAAACGTATCGCAATACTCGATTTTGATGTTCATCAATGCAACGGCACTATTGATATCTTCAAAAATGATCCAGAAGTACTGGTATGCACGAGCTTCCAGTATCCGTTTTACCCATGGCGTTATTTACGCAGTGAATGGCAGAATGTGGTCAATACGCCGCTGGAAGTAGGTACTGATAGTAAAGAGTTTAGACGCATTATCGAACGACAGTGGCTTCCCGCGCTCCATGCCTTCAAACCAGACTTGGTCATGCTTTCTGCAGGCTTTGATGCACATCGCGACGACCCTATGGGAGATATCTGTTTAGAAGATGAGGATTTTTATTGGATAACCCACTTAGCAATGGAGATTGCCGCCCTCTATGCAGAAAACCGAGTAGTTTCAGTACTTGAGGGGGGATATAACCCGAAAACGCTCGCTAGCGGTGCAGAAGCTCACTTAAAAGCGCTATTGGGTTTGCCTTTTACGGATGTTCCATGA
- a CDS encoding DUF934 domain-containing protein, with protein sequence MPSNDTQTDAVELTPVHVDHLIADGELAAENAWCVSYDADTLPEQRPAFVPLALWQANQDDAELAPLLSSDTELTTELGQQLSSTRAVAIDFPAFTDGRGYTLARLLRERYGYTGEVRAVGDVLVDQLDYMRRCGFTAMALRDDQHPDDAIRALNMFSVRYQTDVEQRQALFERRLADSKQ encoded by the coding sequence ATGCCCAGCAATGACACTCAGACTGACGCGGTCGAGCTCACGCCGGTACATGTCGACCATCTGATCGCTGATGGTGAACTGGCAGCAGAGAATGCCTGGTGCGTGTCCTATGACGCAGACACGCTCCCTGAACAGCGTCCCGCCTTTGTGCCGCTGGCACTCTGGCAAGCGAATCAGGACGATGCCGAGCTAGCACCGCTGCTGTCAAGTGATACCGAGTTAACCACGGAGCTTGGCCAGCAGCTAAGCAGTACCCGTGCGGTTGCCATTGATTTCCCGGCATTTACGGATGGGCGTGGCTACACGCTTGCTCGTTTGCTTCGCGAACGCTACGGCTATACCGGTGAAGTACGTGCCGTCGGTGATGTGTTGGTCGACCAGTTGGATTACATGCGCCGCTGTGGCTTTACCGCCATGGCTCTGCGAGATGATCAGCATCCAGACGACGCTATCCGTGCGTTGAATATGTTTAGCGTTCGCTACCAAACCGATGTTGAGCAGCGCCAAGCACTGTTCGAACGCCGCCTAGCGGACAGCAAGCAGTAA
- a CDS encoding cytochrome b/b6 domain-containing protein — translation MQNERKQLAVWDVFVRLFHWCLLAAVIISFYTAKTDGVPFLFPIEAHAQAGYLIIGLLIFRVIWGVSGPVYARFSTFIYGPTDTAIYANALLKRRAPRYASHNPLGGWMVVLLLLSLSFQAVSGLFLSDDIFFQGPLYGLLGRDISGELASLHSLNSDVLLILIGIHVAGIIVHALQGENLVAAMVTGIKRFNSEPIDIQPAHRTKHRLFALGAFLVAAGVCGWLWFYPY, via the coding sequence ATGCAGAATGAAAGAAAACAGCTGGCCGTTTGGGACGTCTTTGTACGCTTATTCCATTGGTGTCTGCTGGCAGCGGTGATCATTTCGTTTTATACCGCGAAAACCGATGGTGTACCGTTTTTGTTTCCGATTGAGGCTCATGCCCAAGCAGGCTACCTCATTATTGGTTTATTGATATTTCGCGTGATATGGGGCGTCTCAGGCCCTGTCTATGCTCGCTTTAGTACGTTTATTTATGGGCCAACAGATACGGCAATTTATGCGAATGCGCTGCTCAAGCGACGCGCACCTCGCTACGCGAGCCACAACCCCCTGGGTGGTTGGATGGTCGTTCTTTTGTTGCTCTCACTGAGTTTTCAGGCAGTCAGTGGGCTGTTTTTGAGTGACGATATCTTCTTTCAGGGCCCGCTTTACGGTTTGCTGGGCCGAGACATAAGTGGCGAGCTAGCCAGCTTGCATTCACTCAATAGTGATGTGCTGCTTATCCTGATAGGCATCCATGTTGCGGGCATCATTGTGCATGCTCTGCAGGGAGAAAATTTAGTCGCGGCGATGGTGACGGGAATCAAACGTTTCAATAGTGAACCGATTGATATACAACCTGCCCACCGAACTAAGCACCGCCTGTTTGCGCTAGGTGCTTTTTTAGTTGCGGCGGGCGTTTGTGGCTGGCTGTGGTTTTATCCCTACTGA
- a CDS encoding XRE family transcriptional regulator, whose product MTATTEEHAALRIASGRKPFVEPLRLGERLKQIRLANQWTLEDVSQRTGLARSTLSKIENDQVSPTFSVVQKLITGLNIDLPQLFTPPKRERYTMGRRDLTRKGKGQVHPTPTYEHELLGHQLAQKRMIPFKTIVRARSFDEYHQWVRHDGEEFLMILEGDILLYTEFYAPLMLAEGDSIYFDSDMGHALVSTSPEDAVVLSVCTRGDSV is encoded by the coding sequence ATGACCGCTACTACTGAAGAGCATGCTGCGCTGCGCATAGCCTCTGGGCGAAAGCCCTTTGTCGAACCTTTACGCCTGGGGGAACGTTTAAAACAGATTCGCCTTGCTAACCAGTGGACATTGGAAGACGTCAGCCAGCGCACAGGCTTAGCACGTTCAACACTCTCCAAGATCGAAAATGACCAAGTGTCGCCTACGTTCAGTGTGGTTCAAAAACTTATTACCGGCCTGAACATCGACCTACCTCAGCTATTTACGCCGCCAAAGCGTGAGCGCTATACCATGGGGCGTAGAGATCTTACCCGTAAGGGCAAGGGCCAAGTGCACCCTACCCCTACCTACGAGCATGAACTGCTAGGGCATCAGCTTGCTCAAAAGCGCATGATTCCCTTCAAGACCATTGTTAGAGCACGCAGTTTTGATGAGTATCATCAGTGGGTTCGACACGACGGTGAAGAGTTTCTGATGATTTTAGAAGGCGATATTTTGTTATACACAGAATTTTATGCGCCACTCATGCTCGCCGAAGGCGATAGTATTTATTTTGATAGCGATATGGGGCATGCCCTTGTTTCTACCAGCCCAGAAGATGCGGTCGTACTTTCTGTTTGCACGCGGGGCGACTCGGTCTAA
- the wrbA gene encoding NAD(P)H:quinone oxidoreductase: MSDSTPFVLILYYSRSGATADMARQIAAGVESITGIEARLRTVPPVSTTCEAVDPEIPAEGAVYADLEDLRHCSALALGSPTRFGNMAAPLKYFLDTTSSLWMNGTLIDKPACAFTSTSSLHGGQESTLLTMLIPLLHHGMVYAGIPYNETALLSTQTGGTPYGASHVAGARSDRSVDEHERALCLAQGKRLARLARALHKMRQEEAA, encoded by the coding sequence ATGAGTGATTCCACGCCGTTTGTTTTAATTCTTTACTATTCGCGCTCAGGAGCCACTGCGGATATGGCAAGGCAAATTGCAGCAGGTGTCGAAAGCATTACGGGGATTGAAGCGCGGCTGCGCACCGTTCCCCCTGTCTCCACAACCTGTGAAGCCGTTGATCCCGAAATTCCAGCAGAGGGAGCGGTTTATGCAGACCTCGAAGATTTGCGCCACTGCAGCGCATTGGCATTGGGTAGCCCTACGCGTTTTGGCAATATGGCTGCGCCGCTTAAGTATTTTCTAGATACCACCAGCAGCCTATGGATGAATGGCACATTGATTGATAAACCTGCCTGTGCCTTTACATCCACTTCCAGCCTCCACGGTGGCCAGGAAAGCACGCTTCTTACCATGCTCATTCCGTTACTGCATCACGGCATGGTCTACGCCGGCATCCCCTATAATGAAACCGCCCTTCTCAGCACCCAAACCGGTGGTACACCCTACGGGGCTAGCCATGTTGCCGGTGCGCGTAGCGACCGCTCTGTCGACGAGCACGAGCGTGCACTGTGTCTTGCTCAAGGCAAGCGGTTGGCTAGGCTTGCGCGAGCGCTGCATAAAATGCGCCAGGAGGAAGCGGCATGA
- a CDS encoding TusE/DsrC/DsvC family sulfur relay protein → MSNQSLYRYLDSSQRVQLDPEGYLVKQDQWSDEVAQLLAEDEGLTLTEKHWEIIRLVRDFYSRYEMAPAMRPLVKATKQALGDEKGNSIYLMTLFPGSPPKRIARIAGLPKPTNCL, encoded by the coding sequence ATGAGTAATCAAAGTTTATACCGTTATCTTGATTCATCGCAAAGAGTCCAACTAGATCCTGAGGGATATCTGGTTAAGCAGGATCAGTGGAGCGATGAGGTTGCTCAGTTGCTCGCTGAGGATGAAGGGTTAACCCTCACAGAAAAACACTGGGAAATTATTCGGCTGGTGCGCGATTTTTATAGTCGGTATGAAATGGCGCCCGCAATGCGGCCCTTAGTGAAAGCCACAAAACAGGCGCTGGGCGATGAGAAGGGGAATTCAATTTATTTAATGACGCTGTTTCCGGGTAGTCCGCCAAAGCGTATTGCTCGCATCGCTGGCCTTCCTAAGCCCACAAACTGTTTATAG
- a CDS encoding DUF2069 domain-containing protein, which translates to MRQWLEGLETRHGLDKLTQQARQLVLVSFVILLLLVIYRGFFIQGDTFNWRPVVAFVLPLLLFLPSIIGQRARGHAWLAFVSLLYFTQGTMLATLPSQGVRGVLEAVVSLALFTGCMAYARFRSRQQRQA; encoded by the coding sequence ATGAGGCAGTGGTTAGAAGGTCTCGAGACTCGCCATGGACTCGATAAGCTCACACAGCAAGCAAGGCAGTTAGTACTCGTCAGCTTTGTCATTCTGCTGCTGCTAGTTATCTATCGTGGCTTTTTTATTCAGGGTGACACCTTTAACTGGCGTCCTGTGGTCGCATTTGTGCTGCCACTGTTACTATTCTTACCCTCTATCATTGGTCAGCGAGCCAGAGGCCATGCTTGGTTAGCCTTTGTTAGCCTACTGTACTTCACTCAAGGCACTATGCTGGCAACCCTACCCAGCCAAGGCGTTCGCGGTGTGCTGGAAGCGGTTGTATCACTGGCGCTATTTACTGGCTGTATGGCGTACGCACGTTTTCGCAGTCGTCAACAGCGCCAAGCGTAA
- the pdxH gene encoding pyridoxamine 5'-phosphate oxidase yields MTRNIADIRRDYEGGRLDEAQAPDNPFVLFDEWFSLALEAEGQDGNAMTLSTVDSQGRPHARVVLLKGFDEQGMVFFTNYHSHKGSELSNVPFAAITFWWPSLSRQVRIEGPVEQVAQEESDEYFSSRPRGSQLGAWIATQSVVIPDRNWIEERQKRFEQAYEGQDIPRPNHWGGYRVNPEMIEFWQGQPSRLHDRLRFERRDGGDWSRFRLAP; encoded by the coding sequence ATGACACGCAATATAGCTGACATTAGGCGCGATTATGAAGGTGGCCGCCTTGATGAAGCCCAAGCCCCCGACAATCCCTTTGTGCTGTTTGATGAGTGGTTTAGCCTAGCGCTGGAAGCAGAAGGACAAGACGGTAACGCAATGACCCTTTCTACGGTAGACAGTCAGGGGCGCCCCCATGCCCGTGTCGTTCTGCTCAAAGGGTTTGACGAGCAAGGTATGGTGTTTTTCACCAACTACCATAGCCACAAAGGTAGCGAGCTGAGCAACGTACCTTTTGCGGCTATCACCTTTTGGTGGCCCTCGCTGTCACGGCAAGTTCGCATCGAAGGTCCCGTAGAGCAAGTGGCACAAGAGGAGTCTGATGAATACTTTTCAAGCCGGCCTCGTGGTAGCCAGTTGGGTGCCTGGATTGCTACCCAAAGCGTTGTGATCCCTGATCGCAATTGGATTGAAGAGCGGCAAAAACGCTTTGAACAAGCCTACGAAGGACAAGATATTCCGCGTCCGAATCACTGGGGCGGCTATCGAGTTAACCCTGAAATGATTGAGTTCTGGCAGGGGCAGCCCAGTCGTCTTCACGACCGCCTACGCTTTGAACGGCGTGACGGCGGCGATTGGAGCCGCTTCCGCTTAGCTCCTTAA
- the tusB gene encoding sulfurtransferase complex subunit TusB: MLHILNKPPHSDAAVQMLNALSNGDSVVLIEDGVQAALYPEWQGWAANTASIFLLAEDAISRGIHSVATSHGLPLIEMDGFIRLTEQNEKIISWY, translated from the coding sequence ATGCTGCATATTCTGAATAAACCTCCCCATAGCGATGCTGCTGTGCAAATGCTTAACGCTCTCAGCAATGGCGATTCTGTTGTGCTGATAGAAGACGGCGTGCAGGCTGCGCTCTATCCTGAATGGCAAGGCTGGGCAGCCAATACAGCATCGATTTTTTTGCTAGCTGAAGATGCTATTTCGAGAGGGATTCACTCTGTTGCCACAAGCCATGGGCTGCCTTTGATAGAAATGGACGGCTTTATTAGGTTGACCGAGCAAAATGAAAAGATCATTTCCTGGTATTGA
- a CDS encoding DsrE family protein: MAEANERLIVIRHAPYSSNELREGLDVALVSAAFGQAVDLLFLGQGIFALLKDQRVGAPGQKATLPTINMLEMYDIENILVPTETLQAFNIATDQLVEGVTLVPASDVSDLFQRYNYVLNF, encoded by the coding sequence ATGGCTGAAGCAAATGAGCGACTTATCGTTATACGACATGCGCCCTATAGCTCAAATGAGTTGCGGGAAGGGCTGGATGTTGCGCTAGTGTCTGCTGCCTTTGGGCAAGCGGTTGATCTGCTGTTTTTAGGACAGGGGATATTCGCGTTACTCAAAGATCAACGGGTTGGCGCGCCTGGCCAAAAAGCCACGCTACCGACAATTAATATGTTAGAAATGTACGATATAGAAAACATCTTAGTCCCTACAGAGACGCTACAAGCCTTCAATATAGCCACTGATCAGCTGGTTGAGGGAGTTACTCTAGTCCCAGCTTCAGACGTGTCAGACCTATTCCAGCGTTATAATTATGTTCTTAATTTTTAA
- a CDS encoding bifunctional acetate--CoA ligase family protein/GNAT family N-acetyltransferase, whose protein sequence is MSTRFLHHFFEPRTVAVFGASEKPASLGGLVLNNLQEGGFRGKIWAVNLKGYDTVFGVDCVRTVNELPEIPDLAVICSPIDGVPSLIKKLGQFGVKAALVLSGGAYLDRETGNKGSIRQRMLQSAIESGIRVLGPECMGLIVPGKKLNASYASQPVQAGKVAYLGQSGMLANAMIDWAAGRDVGFSHLITVGDSVDVLLPDLIDYVNQFSPAQAILLHLERVMDAQHFMTSVRDASRNRLVVAIKSGRTPQSDISGMAPTPGIANRDVVFDAAFARAGVVRVNDYDELLDALETLSRMKPLRGDRLAIVSNGLGPAMLAIDKLISAGGKLAEFSEETQRVLHKSQVDMSKPGENPVDLGGNATPERFVEALKIVTADPNVDAVLVVHAPTRLAPSLATAQALIDHRKTFKRNLLTSWMGLKEALNARHVCNLAGIPTYTSPEKAVKAFMHMVDYQRVQALLHEIPPSLPFSTSAEIRAECRALIKNAKAEGRQTLTHSETAQVLEAYGIPAAPSVYLANPEDALAMADHFPGPKALKVIHEGNCRPYRYRKHPHKISAGLLQDLETPEQVAEGIRQLGDKVREKFPEYAIREYCLQPMQRGKHSMQICAGITRDPVFGPLIVFGIGGYKVNVLADRQIALPPLNMSLAADVVGRTHAASLIREHSADPERDIQRLCQLLVKLSQMASDLGDLRGLELNPLLLNRDGMLAVDFAMDLGPPARFAIMPYPEELREWVTLTNGWRVEVRPIRAEDAPLITTFHRQLSEESIRFRYFHNKSNLTQRDLSILSHINYDRQMAFIAEHQHDDGSKEMLGVVRVWNDPDNIRTEFSVIIRDDLQGLGIGSLLMNKMIDYCTNIGTLEMIGKIMVDNHPMRALMKHLGFRCRYNMEEQVIDAVLRLNEPESEWQRHRLESQPD, encoded by the coding sequence GTGAGCACACGTTTTTTGCATCATTTTTTCGAACCGCGCACAGTGGCTGTGTTCGGTGCCTCTGAAAAGCCAGCCTCGTTGGGTGGTTTGGTACTCAATAATCTTCAAGAGGGCGGTTTTAGGGGGAAAATATGGGCGGTCAATCTGAAAGGCTATGACACAGTCTTCGGCGTAGATTGCGTCCGCACCGTGAATGAACTGCCTGAAATTCCTGATTTAGCAGTTATTTGTTCGCCAATCGATGGTGTTCCTAGTCTTATCAAAAAACTTGGCCAGTTTGGTGTTAAAGCTGCTTTGGTGCTTTCCGGTGGTGCTTACCTTGATCGTGAGACGGGTAATAAGGGCTCTATTCGGCAACGTATGTTGCAGTCGGCGATTGAGTCGGGTATCCGGGTATTAGGGCCTGAGTGTATGGGACTGATTGTGCCTGGGAAAAAACTGAATGCCTCTTATGCCAGTCAGCCGGTTCAAGCAGGCAAGGTGGCCTATTTAGGGCAATCGGGCATGTTGGCAAATGCCATGATCGATTGGGCTGCTGGCCGCGATGTTGGCTTTTCGCACTTGATCACGGTAGGCGACAGCGTTGATGTGCTACTGCCAGATTTGATTGACTATGTGAATCAGTTTTCTCCAGCGCAAGCGATTCTGCTGCACCTTGAGCGTGTGATGGATGCTCAGCACTTTATGACCTCCGTGCGTGATGCATCGCGTAACCGCTTGGTCGTTGCCATCAAGAGTGGCCGAACGCCGCAGTCAGATATTTCGGGTATGGCCCCCACGCCAGGTATTGCTAATCGTGATGTGGTTTTTGACGCGGCCTTCGCCCGAGCGGGCGTTGTTCGCGTCAATGATTATGATGAATTGCTGGATGCGCTTGAAACCTTATCGCGCATGAAGCCGCTTCGCGGCGACCGTTTGGCTATTGTGTCCAATGGCTTAGGGCCCGCCATGCTGGCGATCGATAAACTGATAAGTGCGGGCGGCAAACTGGCGGAGTTTAGCGAAGAGACCCAGCGTGTGCTGCATAAAAGCCAGGTAGATATGAGTAAGCCCGGTGAGAACCCAGTGGATTTAGGCGGCAACGCGACGCCAGAGCGTTTTGTAGAAGCGCTAAAAATTGTCACGGCCGACCCAAATGTGGATGCCGTACTGGTGGTTCACGCGCCCACGCGTTTAGCGCCTTCATTGGCCACCGCTCAGGCGCTGATTGATCATCGAAAAACATTTAAACGTAACTTGCTGACGAGTTGGATGGGGCTGAAAGAAGCCCTGAACGCTAGACATGTGTGTAATTTGGCGGGGATACCCACCTATACATCGCCAGAAAAGGCAGTGAAAGCATTTATGCATATGGTGGACTACCAGCGTGTTCAGGCGCTGCTGCATGAAATTCCGCCTAGCTTACCTTTTTCCACCAGCGCAGAGATTCGTGCGGAGTGTCGCGCGCTGATTAAAAATGCCAAAGCGGAGGGGCGACAAACGTTGACCCATTCCGAAACGGCCCAGGTGCTAGAAGCCTATGGCATTCCTGCCGCACCGAGTGTCTATTTGGCTAATCCGGAAGATGCCTTAGCGATGGCGGATCATTTTCCAGGTCCTAAGGCGCTAAAAGTCATTCACGAGGGCAATTGCCGCCCTTATCGCTACCGTAAACACCCCCATAAAATATCCGCGGGTCTACTGCAAGATTTAGAAACGCCGGAGCAAGTGGCCGAAGGGATCCGTCAGCTAGGCGACAAGGTGCGCGAGAAATTCCCCGAGTATGCTATTCGCGAATACTGTTTGCAGCCAATGCAACGTGGTAAACACTCAATGCAGATCTGTGCCGGGATCACGCGTGACCCTGTGTTCGGTCCGCTGATTGTGTTCGGGATAGGTGGCTATAAAGTGAACGTGCTAGCGGATCGTCAGATTGCGCTACCACCGCTGAACATGAGTTTGGCCGCTGACGTGGTGGGTAGAACCCATGCGGCTTCATTGATTCGCGAGCATTCGGCTGACCCCGAACGAGATATCCAGCGGCTCTGCCAACTGTTGGTCAAACTATCCCAAATGGCGTCTGACTTGGGCGACTTGAGGGGGCTTGAACTCAATCCTTTACTGCTGAACCGTGATGGGATGTTAGCAGTGGATTTTGCCATGGACTTAGGCCCACCGGCGCGTTTTGCCATCATGCCTTACCCTGAAGAGCTACGTGAATGGGTAACGCTGACAAATGGATGGCGGGTAGAGGTTCGCCCCATCCGCGCGGAAGATGCCCCTCTGATTACGACGTTCCACCGACAGTTATCAGAGGAGAGCATTCGTTTTCGTTATTTCCACAATAAATCCAACCTAACCCAGCGTGATTTGTCGATTCTGTCGCATATCAACTACGACCGACAGATGGCCTTTATTGCCGAACATCAGCACGATGACGGGAGTAAAGAGATGTTGGGTGTCGTTCGGGTATGGAATGATCCCGATAATATTCGCACGGAATTTTCGGTCATTATCCGTGACGATTTGCAGGGGCTGGGTATTGGTAGCCTGTTAATGAACAAGATGATCGATTACTGCACCAACATTGGCACCCTCGAAATGATCGGCAAAATTATGGTAGATAACCATCCCATGCGCGCCTTGATGAAGCACTTGGGCTTTAGGTGTCGCTATAACATGGAAGAGCAGGTGATTGATGCCGTGCTTAGGTTGAACGAGCCTGAAAGCGAATGGCAGCGTCACCGGTTGGAGAGCCAGCCTGACTAG
- the smrA gene encoding DNA endonuclease SmrA yields MNQSLRDEMDFSALVGDVKPLPKHNRADTGTQRQRPTEAQLARRESAEQRLEERNFLSDDFVDLLPPFDPIEYRREGIQQGVVDKLKHGGYSVQAQLHLLRRPLAECRRMLFPFIQEAYLHDLRSVLIVHGRGREIDSPANVLRSYLAKWLTQFDEVQAYISAQPSEGGLGATWVMLRKSDRAKANNRERQQKRRG; encoded by the coding sequence ATGAATCAATCACTTCGTGATGAGATGGATTTCAGTGCGTTGGTCGGCGATGTAAAGCCGTTACCCAAGCATAACCGCGCAGATACAGGTACCCAGCGCCAGCGGCCAACAGAGGCCCAGCTTGCTCGTCGTGAAAGTGCGGAGCAGCGTCTGGAAGAGCGTAATTTCTTATCTGATGATTTTGTCGACTTGTTGCCGCCCTTTGATCCGATTGAATACCGCCGTGAGGGTATTCAGCAAGGTGTGGTCGATAAACTGAAGCATGGTGGTTACAGTGTTCAGGCCCAACTACATCTGCTACGGCGGCCGTTGGCAGAGTGCCGCAGAATGCTATTCCCGTTTATTCAAGAAGCTTACCTCCACGACCTTCGCTCTGTGCTCATTGTGCATGGGAGAGGTCGAGAAATAGATAGTCCTGCGAATGTCCTGCGTTCCTATCTGGCTAAATGGCTTACTCAGTTCGACGAAGTGCAGGCTTATATTTCTGCGCAACCTTCGGAGGGTGGCTTGGGTGCTACCTGGGTCATGCTGCGTAAAAGTGACCGTGCCAAAGCTAACAACCGTGAGCGCCAGCAAAAACGTCGCGGCTAG
- a CDS encoding gamma-glutamylcyclotransferase: MVWLKRLIVCSAVLLIGAAGWLWLTMLSPWFYERPSHLPIIEERTHSVFVYGTLRYLPVRWVVMGSSGNPQPARLEGFKKQGLDLTADTHSHVEGLRLEVTADQLLRLDRYERLGIRYERVKQTLTDGSTAWVYLRLPTLSQLRNASPVQPVALVP; the protein is encoded by the coding sequence ATGGTTTGGTTAAAACGTTTGATCGTGTGTAGCGCAGTACTACTAATCGGTGCTGCAGGCTGGCTTTGGCTGACAATGCTGAGCCCGTGGTTTTACGAGCGCCCCTCCCACTTGCCAATCATTGAAGAACGAACCCACAGTGTCTTCGTCTATGGCACGCTGCGCTATCTCCCTGTGCGCTGGGTGGTGATGGGCAGTTCAGGCAACCCACAACCTGCACGTCTTGAAGGCTTTAAAAAACAAGGCCTGGACTTGACTGCCGATACCCATAGCCATGTAGAAGGGTTACGGTTAGAAGTCACTGCGGATCAGCTATTGCGCTTGGATCGTTATGAGCGCCTGGGTATTCGCTATGAGCGGGTCAAACAAACGCTAACGGACGGTTCAACCGCATGGGTTTATCTACGCTTGCCCACGCTTAGCCAATTGCGTAACGCATCTCCTGTACAACCAGTAGCTCTGGTACCATAA